AACAAGCGATCGCTCACCTATGCAATCTAGCCCCAGCCCATAATCCAGCCGCTTTAGCTGGCATTGAAGCCATTGAACATAGTCTAGGGAATATCCCCCAAATTGCAGTTTTTGATACCGGATTTCACAGCACCTTACCCGATGCCGCAGCCATCTATCCCATCCCATATCAATTAGTAGAGCAAGGTATTCGGCGTTACGGATTTCATGGCATCAGTCATCAGTATTGTGCTAATCGAGCCGCGGAAATTCTTGGTCAAGATTTACGATCTCTGCGGATAATTACCTGTCATTTAGGTAACGGTTGTTCTCTAGCTGCTATCAAAAATGGTTGCAGTATTGACACAACAATGGGATTTACCCCCCTGGATGGTTTAATGATGGGTAGCCGCAGTGGTTCCATTGACCCAGGGATTTTAATTTATTTATTACAGCAGTATAATTACTCTAGTCAAGAATTAGATAATCTGTTGAATAAATCTTCAGGATTATATGGTATTTCTGGAGTATCGAGCGATTTAAGAGAGGTGATAGCCGCCCAAGAGCAAGGTAATCAACGCGCCCAACTAGCTTGGGATATATACGTACATCGTTTACGGGCTGGTATTGGGGCAATGCTGGCTAGTTTAGCTGGTTTAGATGTTTTAGTCTTTACCGCTGGAGTAGGAGAAAACTCCGCAGGAATCCGTGAAGCAGCTTGTACAGCCTTTGGATTTTTAGGACTGAAAATTGATCTAGAGAAAAACCAACAACAACCTATTGATGTTGATATTGCCACATCTGATTCAACAGTGCGAATTTTAGTCATCGAAACTCAGGAAGATTGGGCAATAGCTCAACAATCTTACCAATTGCTGCAATAATTAATAATTTTCACCCTATTACCTATTACCTATTACCTATTATCTATTACCTATTACCTATTACCTATTACCTATTACCTATTACCTATTACCTATTACCTATGTTTTTATCTCGTGAAGCTATTACCACCCCCTTAGTTGCTTGCTTGTGTATTGCCAGTATTAGCTTAATGCAAATACCAAAACTGCAAAAATTATTAATCAATAAACAATCTATTTCCGCAGAAACTCTGGAAAAAGACCTCAAAAAAGAAAGTCTTCGCTTGAACTTACTCCAAAATCTACCCAGTTTTAGTTATAAAAACTTAATTGCAGATTGGGTATATATTGATTTTTTGCAATTCTTTGGAGATGATGAAGCTAGAGATAAAACAGGATTCAGTCTCAGTCCAGAATATTTTGAAGTTATTTTAGGACGTGACCCACGATTTTTAGAAGCTTACTTAGGGCTTTCTGTAAGTACATCTTTATACGGTGGTATGCCAGATAAGACTATAGCTTTAATGGAAAATGGTTTAAAATCTCTATCCCCACAAGTGCCAAAAAAATCCTACTATATTTGGCGTTATAAAGGCACAGATGAGTTATTATTCTTGGGTAATGCTCAAGCAGCAGAAAAATCTTTTCTCAAAGCCGCAGAATGGGCAGACACTTATACTGATCAAGAAAGTAAACAAGTAGCATTTGTCTCTCAAAAAAGTGCCAAATTCCTGAGTAAAAATCCTGATAGCAAAGCAGCGAGAGTTGCCACATGGGCAATGGTTTTAAACAATAATGTAGATGCAAAAACGCGCAAACGAGCAATTCGGGAAATTGAAACTTTAGGAGGAAAGGTAGTTACTAATCCCGACGGCACAACCGGTATTACATTACCAGCAAAAGATTAATTGTTGACATACTCACCGACCTGAAGGTGCGGTGATTCTTGACGCTTCACTGACTGACGCTAACCGTTGCTAGTCTTACTCTATCTCTGCGCCCGTTTAGAGTCGTGGCAATGCCCTATCCCGACTTTATTTATATTTTTTGCGGCGTTCTCGTCTCGGTCGTGTTCAGTCCCACAATTCAGGCACTTAACCGACCGAATTTTTAGATCAAGTTTTCCCCATTTGTAGCCACATTCAGAGCAAATTTGGCTGGTCGGTTCCCATCTACTAATGACGTGAAATGTCCTGCCAAACTTCTGTGATTTAGCTTCACATAACGTCCGAAACTCTCTCCATCCCTGAAGACTAATCGCCCTAGCAAGTTTGCGATTTTTAACCATGCCCGATACATTCAAATCTTCTAAAACGATAACTTCATTTTCGCTAACTATTTTGGAGGATAATTTGTGCAAAAAGTCTTTTCTGGTATCAGCTATTTCGTTATGTAGTTTTGCAATTTGAATTCGGGTTTTATTTCTTCGTTGTGAGTCTTTTGGTTGCCGTGCTAATTTCTTCTGAAGTTTGCGAATCTTCCTGTCTAATTTTGAGTAATCGGGGCTTTGGGCTTTTTCTCCATTGCTCATGACAGCAAAAGTTTTTATCCCCAAATCAATACCGATACTTTGGTTTTTAGCATCAATATTAACGGGTTCAACTTCTACTACAAAACTGATAAAATAACGGTTAGCACAATCCTTTATTACTGTTACAGAGCTAGGAGCGGAGGGTAAATCTCTTGACCAAATCGGGCTAACGTTACCAATTTTGGCTAGATAAACCTCATCCCCTTTGATTGAAAACCCACCGATTCTAAATCGTGCTGACTGCTGATTAGTCTTCTTTTTGAACTTAGGACGACCTAATTTTTTACCTTTGCGTTTCCCTGTTAGAGAATCAAAAAAGTTTTTATAGGCAACTCCCAAATCTGCAACCGATTGTTGCAAAGGAATATTAGAAACATCAGACAACCATTGCCGCTCAATAGTTTTTTTTGCTTGAGTAATAACCAACTTTTGCAAGTCGTTGTTACTTGGTAGTTTTTCTGCTTGTTTACAAATAGCCAGTGCATCATTCCAAACCACGCGAACACAACCAAACAATTGAGCTAAAAGCTTTTGCTGTTGGTCTGTAGGGTAGAAACGGAATTGATATCTGGCTTTCATGGTTAATGCTATAATTGGGCTGTAAATTAATTATATATTGGTCTGCACAAAATGGCAAGTCCCCTCAGAAGAGAAAGACACAGCGTTACAGACTTAAAGATTCATTTGGTCTGCGTTACGAAATATCGTCGGGCTGTGTTTACTGGTGAAAGTCTTGATTTAATTGAAAAAACATTTCGTGAGGTGGCTGAAAAAATGAATTTTAAAGTGCTTGAGTTCAACGGTGAAGGAAATCACGTCCATGCACTGATTGAATATCCTCCTAAATTATCTGTTTCTCAAATAGTAAATGCTCTAAAAGGCGTATCTAGCCGCAGATATGGACAAGCCGGATATAAAAAACCCCACAAAGAATCTCTATGGAGTCCCAGCTATTTTGCCACTTCAGTCGGTGGTGCGCCACTAGAAATATTAAAAGAGTATATTAAGAATCAAGAAAAGCCGTCCTAGAAGGACGGGGCTTGTGTCCCGTCATTTCGGTCATTAGTCAGTAGTAGTTGTCTTTCTTCCTTCCTTCTTCCTTCGTGTTCTTCGTGCCTTCGTGGTTCATTAACTCCTGACTCGGTGACTCCTGCTGAAAATAGCTACAATAGAACTCCTACTATCCGCACATTTTAGACCTGTGGGAGGTGGGGGATTATTTTTAGCATGACAGGAGGATTATTTTGAGATATCTTAAAATAAGTTAACATAATTATCATAATGTCCTCTTTCTTAGAGAAGCTAAGTATAAGCAGCAAACAAGTACAGGAGAATAAACATCGGTGAATAATAAAAGATGGAGAAATACGGGGCTTTACGCGCTCCTTTTTATAGTTGTTATTGCCCTAGGAACAGCATTTTTTGACAAACAACCCCAAAGCCGAGAAACATGGCGCTACAGCCAGTTTATCCAAGAAGTTGACAAAGGCAGAGTTGAGAGAGTTAGTTTGAGTTCCGACAGGTCTACAGCCCTAGTGACCCCCAAATATGACCCTAACAAAAAGATTGTTACCTTAGTTAACGACCCAGATTTAATCAATACTCTGACCAGTAAAGGTGTTGATATTGCGGTATTACCTCAAGCAGATGAAGGATTTTGGTTTAAAGCCCTCAGTAGCTTATTCTTCCCTGTATTGTTGCTAGTTGGTTTATTTTTCCTTCTCCGTCGCGCTCAAAGTGGTCCTGGTAGCCAGGCTATGAACTTTGGTAAATCTAAAGCCAGAGTGCAAATGGAACCCCAAACACAAGTTACCTTTGGGGATGTTGCAGGTATTGACCAAGCTAAATTAGAACTAAACGAAGTTGTAGACTTTTTGAAAAATGCCGATCGCTTTACCGCAATTGGTGCAAAAATTCCTAAAGGTGTACTTTTAGTTGGTCCTCCTGGTACTGGTAAAACCCTCCTCGCACGGGCTGTGGCTGGAGAAGCCGGTGTACCATTCTTCTCAATTTCCGGTTCTGAATTTGTAGAAATGTTCGTTGGTGTGGGCGCTTCCCGCGTTCGGGATTTATTTGAACAAGCTAAAACAAACGCTCCTTGTATCGTCTTTATTGATGAAATTGACGCTGTAGGTCGTCAACGGGGTGCTGGTTTAGGTGGTGGTAACGACGAACGGGAACAAACCCTCAACCAGTTGCTGACGGAAATGGACGGATTTGAAGGTAACACTGGTATTATTATTATTGCTGCTACCAACCGTCCTGATGTATTAGATGCAGCTTTATTACGTCCCGGTCGTTTTGACCGTCAAGTTGTGGTAGACCGTCCCGACTACGCTGGACGTAGCGAAATCTTGAGAGTTCATGCTCGTGGTAAAACCTTATCTAAAGATGTAGATTTGGATAAAATTGCCCGTCGGACTCCTGGTTTTACCGGTGCAGATTTATCTAATCTATTGAATGAAGCCGCTATTTTAGCCGCACGTCGGAATTTAACTGAAATTTCGATGGATGAAATTAATGATGCAATTGATCGTGTATTAGCTGGTCCTGAAAAGAAAGACCGGGTAATGAGCGAAAAGCGCAAAACCTTAGTTGCTTATCATGAAGCTGGTCATGCTTTGGTTGGTGCATTAATGCCTGACTATGACCCAGTCCAAAAGATTAGTATTATTCCTCGTGGTCGTGCTGGTGGTTTAACTTGGTTTACTCCTAGTGAAGACCGCATGGATACTGGTTTATATAGCCGGGCTTATTTGGAAAATCAAATGGCTGTGGCTTTAGGTGGTCGTCTGGCTGAAGAAATTATCTTTGGTGAAGAGGAAGTGACTACAGGTGCTTCCAATGACTTACAACAAGTCGCCAGAGTAGCTAAACAAATGATAACTCGGTTTGGGATGAGCGATCGCTTGGGTCCAGTTGCTTTAGGTCGTCAACAAGGCAATATGTTCCTGGGTCGAGATATCATGTCTGAACGGGATTTTTCAGAAGAAACCGCCGCTGCTATTGATGAAGAAGTTCGTAAGTTAGTTGATACTGCTTATCTTCGAGCTAAAGAAGTGCTACTCGATAACCGCAAGGTATTAGATGAAATTGCTCAAATGCTGATTGAAAAAGAAACCGTAGACGCTGAGGAATTACAAGAAATTCTTGGTAATAACGATGTGAAAATGGCTGCTTTTGCTTAATTCTGCGTAAGAGTTTAAAATAGGGGTAATTCTGGATTTTCTGGAATTACCTCTATTTTTTTATCTCACGCATAGGCGTAAGAGTTCTCCCTAATGATCAATCACTAATTACCCATTACCCATTAAATTGAAAAGTAAACTGGCTTGTGTTTAAGGAAAAATTTTTGAATTATGAAAGCGATGATTCTTGCAGCGGGAAAGGGTACTCGTATCCGTCCCATTACGTATACAATTCCCAAACCTATGATTCCGATCCTGCAAAAGCCAGTGATGGAATTTCTACTGGAGTTATTACGTCAACATGGCTTTGACGAAATTATGGTCAATGTTAGCCATTTGGCGGAGGAAATAGAAAGTTATTTCCGTGATGGTCAGCGGTTTGGGGTGCAGATTGCCTATTCTTTTGAAGGTAAAATTGATGATGACGGTAAACTTGTCGGCGAAGCTATTGGTTCGGCTGGGGGTATGCGTCGGATTCAAGACTTCTCCCCATTTTTTGATGATACGTTTGTAGTTTTATGTGGTGATGCTTTAATTGATCTAGATTTAACTGCGGCGGTAAAGTGGCATAAATCCAAAGGAGCGATCGCTACTATCATCACTAAATCAGTTCCCAGGGAAGAAGTTTCTAGCTACGGTGTGGTAGTTACTGACGACGATAATCGCATTAAAGCCTTTCAAGAAAAACCGACCATTGAAGAAGCACTGAGTACAAATATCAATACAGGTATTTATATTTTCGAGCCAGAGGTTTTTAAGTATATACCCTCTGGAGTAGAGTATGACATTGGTAGTCAGTTATTTCCCCAACTGGTGGCTGATAATGCTCCTTTCTACGCCATTCCTATGGATTTTGAGTGGGTAGATATTGGTAAAGTTCCAGATTACTGGCGAGCAATTCGTGGTGTTTTATCAGGAGAAATTAAGAATGTCCAAATCCCTGGACATGAAGTTCGTCCCGGTATTTTTACTGGGTTAAATGTATCTGTAAATTGGGATAAAGTTGATATAACTGGACCAGTTTATATTGGTGGGATGACCAAAATTGAAGATGGGGCAAAAATCATTGGCCCGGCAATGATTGGTCCTAATTGCTGGATCTGTAGTGGTGCAACTGTAGATAATAGTGTAATTTTTGAATGGTCGCGTTTAGCTCCAGGTGTGCGTTTGGTAGATAAGCTGGTGTTTGGGCGTTACTGTGTAGATAAGACGGGAGCATCAATTGATGTCCAAGCTGCGGCTTTGGATTGGTTGATTACTGATGCTCGTCAAACTCCACCTTCGCAAATACCTGTAGAACACCAAGCGATCGCTCAATTGCTGGGAACAAGTTTAATTTAGTCAGTTGTCAGTTGTCAGTTGTCAGTTGTCAATTGTCAGTTGTCAGTTGTCAGTTGTCAATTGTCAGTTGTCAGTTGTCAGTTGTCAGTTGTCAATTGTCAGTTGTCAGTTGTCAGTTGTCAATTGTCAGTTGTTTTTATTTGCCACTGACCACTGACCACTGACCACTGACTATTAACTATTCAAGTAAGTATACCGTTGTAAACTTTGCTCGTAGGTTTGTAGTAATCGCTGAGATTCTGCTATGGTAATTTGCTTTTCTTCTAAAGCTCGTTCACAACGTTGGCGAATGTTTTCTATCATGTCTTCGGCATCATACTGGACGTAGCTAAGAACTTCACTCATGGTGTCGCCCTTAACAACGTGTTCAATTTGGTAGCCCTTGGGAGTTAAATTAATGTGAACGGCATTAGTGTCACCGAAGAGATTATGTAAATTCCCCATAATTTCTTGGTACGCTCCATTCAGGAACATTCCTAGATAGTAGGGTTTTCCTGGCTCAAATTTGTGGAGTTCTAACACTGATTTGACATCCCGCAAGTCTATAAAACGGTCTATTTTTCCATCACTGTCACAGGTTAAGTCCGCTAAAATGCCTCTGCGGGTTGGTTCTTCATCGAGGCGATGTATAGGCATAATGGGGAATAGTTGATCTATAGCCCAACAATCCGGCGCTGATTGAAATACGGAAAGATTGATATAGTAAATGGAAGCCATAATTTTCTCTAGGTCTTCCAACTCATCAGGTACGTATTCTTCCTGACGGATGAGAGTTAAAACTTTTTGACAACAAGCCCAGTAAAGACGCTCGGCTTTAGCGCGTTCATTGAGGCGCAAAATTCCTAAGTTGAAACGACTGATGGCTTCTTCTTTGAATTGAGCAGCATCGTGATAGAACTCTTGGTAATTTTCTTTGTTGATGGATTGGTAGGTTTCCCAGAGATATTTAATGATTGGGGATTCTCCCTCTTGATGAGGGGAAGGAGGATCAAGGGGGACATCACTAGTGCTGAGAACGTCAAAGATTAAAACCGATTGGTGGGAAGAAATCGCTCGGCCACTTTCACTAACTAATGTAGGTACGGGAATATGCTTTTCATCACAGGTGTCTTTTAACTCTGCCACGATGTCGTTAGCATAGTTTTGCATATTGTAGTTTTTGGAAGTGTAGAAGTTGGTTTGAGAGCCATCGTAATCTACACCCAAGCCGCCACCAACATCTAAGTATTTCATGTCTGCCCCTAACATTGCCAACTCTACGTAAATGCGGCTGGCTTCTTGGATGGCATCTTTAATGACATTGATAGCAGAGATTTGAGAGCCGATGTGAAAGTGTAATAATTGCAAAGAACCGAGTAAGTCGGCTGTACCTAATTTTTCCACAGCTTCCATAATTTCGGGAATTGTCAAGCCAAATTTAGCGCGATCGCCTGTGGAAGTTCCCCACCGTCCCATCCCTTGGGTGCTTAATTTCGCTCTGATTCCCAAGATTGGCTTAATTCCTAATTGACGACTGACCGCAATGGCTAAATCTACCTCTTCAATTTGCTCTAGGACGATGACTGGTGTTTGTCCTAGTTTCTGGGCTAACATCGCTGTTTCGATGTATTCCTGGTCTTTGTAGCCGTTGCAAATTAACAATGCTCCTGGGGTATCCAATAACGCTAGAGCAATCATTAATTCTGGCTTAGAACCTGCTTCTAAACCAAATTGATGGGGTTTACCAAATCGAACTAAATCTTCGATGAGGTGGCGTTGTTGATTGCACTTAACCGGAAATACCCCCCGATATACACCAGGATAGTTATAGCGAGCGATCGCTTTGGCAAAACAAGCGTTTAGTCGCTCAATTCGATCTTCCAAAATATCGGAAAAGCGAATTAACATAGGTAGCCCTAAATTACGCTGCTTTAAAGCATTTACCAACTCGAACAAGTCTAATGAACCACCACGTTCGCCCCTGGGGGAAACTGTAACATGACCAGCAGCATTAATCGAAAAATAAGGCTGTCCCCAACCTTCAATGCGGTAAAGGTCTTCACTGTTCTCAATTTTCCAAGGAAGAGATAAATCTCCCGCACTTGTACTAGGTACTAGCTGTTGCTTCTGTTTTTTGCTTTTTAATTCGGCTTTATGCCCATTAGATGGCATTTTCACAATCTCATCAGCGGTTGATTCGACACCCATTTCTTCCTGACCTCTCTGTTTCGCCCACGAAATAACAATTTAACAAAATAGTCTAGTAAAGGATATACGACTAGAAATAATTTCTGATTAAGAATTAGGTTTTTGACTTAGAACACCCTTCGTTCTTTTAGCTGATATCTCCAATTTTTAGGGAAAATTCTCAGACTACTAGACAAAAGACATCAAAACAACTGACAATTAACCCATCAAAATTTGATTATGTTTTTGGAGACAGATTTGGAACGCACATTTTTAGCAATTAAGCCTGATGGTGTACAGCGCGGGCTTGTGGGTGAAATTATCCGCCGATTTGAAACTAAGGGCTTTACCCTAGTCGGCTTGAAGTTTATGAAAGTCAGTAAGGAATTAGCGGAAAAACATTATGATGTTCACCGTGAAAGACCTTTTTTCCCTGGTTTAGTCGAATTTATCATTTCTAGTCCAGTGGTAGCAATGGTTTGGGAAGGTGAGGGCGTTGTTACCGCCGCCAGAAAGATTATTGGCGCAACCAATCCCCTAACAGCAGAACCAGGCACAATTCGCGGCGATTTTGGCATTAATGTTGGACGTAACCTAATTCATGGTTCTGATGCTCAAGAAACTGCCCAAACAGAAATTGCTCTGTGGTTTAAGGAAGAGGAATTAGTTGCTTGGCAACCTCACTCAAAAGCTTGGTTGACTGAGTAAAACTGTTCACGGTTGACGGTTGACGGTTGACGGTTAACAGTGTAAAACTGTTCACGGTTGACGGTTGACGGTTGACGGTTAACAGTCAACAGTCAACAGTTAACAGTCAACAGTTAACAGTCAACAGTTAATCACTTCAATACTTCAGTTTTTTCCCTTTCTTCTGGAACTAATTCAACAACGGTGCGTTTAGAGAAGCCCCAGGCTAAGATGGCACCAATGGCTGTCACCATAAGCCATTGTGGTGGCACTAAACCATCGTTGATGACTTTTAACAATAGACGTAAACCTACAAACGCTACAGTCACATAACCTGCGTCTTCTAAATTTTCATATTCATCTAACCAGCGAATAAATAATCCGGCCATGAATCGCAAGGTGACAATCCCAATGGTTGTGCCGGTGATTACCAACCATGTTTCTTGAGAAACGGCGATCGCTGTGGTGACACTATCCAAAGAAAAGGCTAAGTCCGTAAAAGCCAGCACGGGTATAGCTTGCCATAGAGACTTAAACCGTGGCCCGTGATGATGATTGTCTTCGTCTTCTTGGGAACTAAAGTGTTGGAATACTAGCCATAAAAGATAACCAGCGCCCAATAGTTCAAATTGCCAAAATTTCTGTACCCAAGTAGCTGTTAACAATAGGGTAATTCGTAAAACATAAGCGAAGACTAAACCAATGTTTAGGGCTTGACCTTCTAGTTTTTTGTCTTCTAGTCCTTGAGCGATCGCAGCGAGAGCGATGGCATTATCAGCCGATAGCACCGCCTCTAAAAACACTAATATTAAGAGGACTATAGATGCTTCAACGCTAAAATGAAAATTTAGGTAATTAAATATTTGGTCTAACATTCCAATTTCTCAGCCAAAAATGCAGAATTTACAAAGATTAGGGATTAGAGATTTTTATTGTCGAAACTACAATAAATTACTACTTCCATCTATTTTAACGTGCATTTACTCCAATTTTAACGCCGTACTCCCCTATTAAGATTTTCCTGTATTCTTCTTGGTCAAAATCTCTACAACCAAAAGTCTGTATAAAATAAAGTGCATTTATAAATTTACATTACCACCTTACTTGCCTGATATGTCATATCTTCCTGACATTATAGTAATTCTTATTATTAACTATTGTTTTCCTCATTTATTCCACAGGATTTCCACAGGTAATTCGGCACTTTTCCACAGATGTTCTACGAGTTAATCAGCTATTGCTGACTTATTGGGGATTGTTAATTTTTTACTACTAACAGGCTTTATAACCGAGTTTTCATGAAGTTATGTAACAAAAATATAGTTGTAAACCTGATTCATTCGTCAAAATTTATTTTTGACTGCTAATTGTTAACATTTCGCATCATTGACAAATCCACCCCTGATGAGCGCAAAATGATGAGTCTTATGTTTGATTCCGTTCGGCATCTGCATCTTGTGTTCTGGTTTATTTTAATTTCCCATCCCCACTTTCCTAACAGGGTATGAATCAGCCCTTAGTAAAACTGAACACAAATAACTTCTCTTGATTGATATACAGGAAAATTTTATGAACACAACAGTCCCTATCTTTACCGAAATTCCAGAAACATTACAAGAATCCATGAACAACTACTTAGAAAGCCATCCAGATTGGGATCAAACCCGTGTATTAACAGCGGCTTTATCACTATTTTTACTCCAAAATGGCGAAAGCGATCGCCGGGCTGCTCGTGTTTACTTGGAAACTTTATTTCATCAATAATCAATAGAAATACTGAATTAAATTAATAAACCAACTCAGTTTCTTTTCCACATACTTAGCACTGATATCATGAATCTTGAATCACTTAATTCAGGCTATAAACTGTAGTAGGGGCATAATTTATTCAATCATCCCACGCTGTGAAGGCGTGGGAGTCGTGGCAATTTACAAATGTTTTGACTATGTTTTAGCTTAATCAGCAGAAGCCCCACGTCTCACTATACCGGAGCGTGGGGATGCCAGTCGCCTGCGACGGGAAACCCGTCTACAGCGCTGGCTCATGAATGCGCGTGAGTTGAGTTGCGTAGCTAGAATTGTATTTGAGCGTAGCGAAAACAAAGAAGGCTACAGCGACGAAACGAACAAAATATTGATTTTATGTTATTATAAGAGAGTAGGTGTAGTCCAATTAAATGCTCCAAATGCAGCCTACAAAACAAAAAACAAATCTCAAAACCAAAGAACCGTGGGGCGCACGGTGTAGGGGCGTATTGCAATACGCCCCTGCTCAGTTAATGTCCTCATAGAGGAGTCACGCTCGTTGCCCACACTCACCTGAAAGGGAGTGTGTGGAGTACGTCACGAAGAAATAGCGCATTCAAACTTATAGCCGACACCACGGATAGTATGAATTAATGTTGATTGAGTCGGATCGAGTTCAATTTTCTTCCGAATTTGACCAATATGAACATCCACAACCCGTTGATCTCCAACATATTCATAGTCCCAAACTTCTTGGATGAGTTCGGACCGTCGCCAAACCCTGGCTGGATGACTAGCTAAAAAATACAATAGGTCAAATTCCAGAGCTGTTAAGGGAATAGGTTCGTTACTAATTATTAC
The window above is part of the Dolichospermum sp. DET69 genome. Proteins encoded here:
- a CDS encoding acetate kinase; this encodes MKILILNAGSSSQKSCLYDITTPIPNVAPQPLWEGKINWSQDQNQTEITVKTATGAKLQETLASDSRQGQFAYLLSTLINGTTKVIDDLSAIKVVGHRVVHGGQDYREAVIITEDVKQAIAHLCNLAPAHNPAALAGIEAIEHSLGNIPQIAVFDTGFHSTLPDAAAIYPIPYQLVEQGIRRYGFHGISHQYCANRAAEILGQDLRSLRIITCHLGNGCSLAAIKNGCSIDTTMGFTPLDGLMMGSRSGSIDPGILIYLLQQYNYSSQELDNLLNKSSGLYGISGVSSDLREVIAAQEQGNQRAQLAWDIYVHRLRAGIGAMLASLAGLDVLVFTAGVGENSAGIREAACTAFGFLGLKIDLEKNQQQPIDVDIATSDSTVRILVIETQEDWAIAQQSYQLLQ
- a CDS encoding transposase; its protein translation is MKARYQFRFYPTDQQQKLLAQLFGCVRVVWNDALAICKQAEKLPSNNDLQKLVITQAKKTIERQWLSDVSNIPLQQSVADLGVAYKNFFDSLTGKRKGKKLGRPKFKKKTNQQSARFRIGGFSIKGDEVYLAKIGNVSPIWSRDLPSAPSSVTVIKDCANRYFISFVVEVEPVNIDAKNQSIGIDLGIKTFAVMSNGEKAQSPDYSKLDRKIRKLQKKLARQPKDSQRRNKTRIQIAKLHNEIADTRKDFLHKLSSKIVSENEVIVLEDLNVSGMVKNRKLARAISLQGWREFRTLCEAKSQKFGRTFHVISRWEPTSQICSECGYKWGKLDLKIRSVKCLNCGTEHDRDENAAKNINKVGIGHCHDSKRAQR
- the tnpA gene encoding IS200/IS605 family transposase, which gives rise to MASPLRRERHSVTDLKIHLVCVTKYRRAVFTGESLDLIEKTFREVAEKMNFKVLEFNGEGNHVHALIEYPPKLSVSQIVNALKGVSSRRYGQAGYKKPHKESLWSPSYFATSVGGAPLEILKEYIKNQEKPS
- the ftsH3 gene encoding ATP-dependent zinc metalloprotease FtsH3, whose product is MNNKRWRNTGLYALLFIVVIALGTAFFDKQPQSRETWRYSQFIQEVDKGRVERVSLSSDRSTALVTPKYDPNKKIVTLVNDPDLINTLTSKGVDIAVLPQADEGFWFKALSSLFFPVLLLVGLFFLLRRAQSGPGSQAMNFGKSKARVQMEPQTQVTFGDVAGIDQAKLELNEVVDFLKNADRFTAIGAKIPKGVLLVGPPGTGKTLLARAVAGEAGVPFFSISGSEFVEMFVGVGASRVRDLFEQAKTNAPCIVFIDEIDAVGRQRGAGLGGGNDEREQTLNQLLTEMDGFEGNTGIIIIAATNRPDVLDAALLRPGRFDRQVVVDRPDYAGRSEILRVHARGKTLSKDVDLDKIARRTPGFTGADLSNLLNEAAILAARRNLTEISMDEINDAIDRVLAGPEKKDRVMSEKRKTLVAYHEAGHALVGALMPDYDPVQKISIIPRGRAGGLTWFTPSEDRMDTGLYSRAYLENQMAVALGGRLAEEIIFGEEEVTTGASNDLQQVARVAKQMITRFGMSDRLGPVALGRQQGNMFLGRDIMSERDFSEETAAAIDEEVRKLVDTAYLRAKEVLLDNRKVLDEIAQMLIEKETVDAEELQEILGNNDVKMAAFA
- a CDS encoding NDP-sugar synthase, producing the protein MKAMILAAGKGTRIRPITYTIPKPMIPILQKPVMEFLLELLRQHGFDEIMVNVSHLAEEIESYFRDGQRFGVQIAYSFEGKIDDDGKLVGEAIGSAGGMRRIQDFSPFFDDTFVVLCGDALIDLDLTAAVKWHKSKGAIATIITKSVPREEVSSYGVVVTDDDNRIKAFQEKPTIEEALSTNINTGIYIFEPEVFKYIPSGVEYDIGSQLFPQLVADNAPFYAIPMDFEWVDIGKVPDYWRAIRGVLSGEIKNVQIPGHEVRPGIFTGLNVSVNWDKVDITGPVYIGGMTKIEDGAKIIGPAMIGPNCWICSGATVDNSVIFEWSRLAPGVRLVDKLVFGRYCVDKTGASIDVQAAALDWLITDARQTPPSQIPVEHQAIAQLLGTSLI
- the speA gene encoding biosynthetic arginine decarboxylase; this translates as MGVESTADEIVKMPSNGHKAELKSKKQKQQLVPSTSAGDLSLPWKIENSEDLYRIEGWGQPYFSINAAGHVTVSPRGERGGSLDLFELVNALKQRNLGLPMLIRFSDILEDRIERLNACFAKAIARYNYPGVYRGVFPVKCNQQRHLIEDLVRFGKPHQFGLEAGSKPELMIALALLDTPGALLICNGYKDQEYIETAMLAQKLGQTPVIVLEQIEEVDLAIAVSRQLGIKPILGIRAKLSTQGMGRWGTSTGDRAKFGLTIPEIMEAVEKLGTADLLGSLQLLHFHIGSQISAINVIKDAIQEASRIYVELAMLGADMKYLDVGGGLGVDYDGSQTNFYTSKNYNMQNYANDIVAELKDTCDEKHIPVPTLVSESGRAISSHQSVLIFDVLSTSDVPLDPPSPHQEGESPIIKYLWETYQSINKENYQEFYHDAAQFKEEAISRFNLGILRLNERAKAERLYWACCQKVLTLIRQEEYVPDELEDLEKIMASIYYINLSVFQSAPDCWAIDQLFPIMPIHRLDEEPTRRGILADLTCDSDGKIDRFIDLRDVKSVLELHKFEPGKPYYLGMFLNGAYQEIMGNLHNLFGDTNAVHINLTPKGYQIEHVVKGDTMSEVLSYVQYDAEDMIENIRQRCERALEEKQITIAESQRLLQTYEQSLQRYTYLNS
- the ndk gene encoding nucleoside-diphosphate kinase, translated to MERTFLAIKPDGVQRGLVGEIIRRFETKGFTLVGLKFMKVSKELAEKHYDVHRERPFFPGLVEFIISSPVVAMVWEGEGVVTAARKIIGATNPLTAEPGTIRGDFGINVGRNLIHGSDAQETAQTEIALWFKEEELVAWQPHSKAWLTE
- a CDS encoding TerC family protein; this encodes MLDQIFNYLNFHFSVEASIVLLILVFLEAVLSADNAIALAAIAQGLEDKKLEGQALNIGLVFAYVLRITLLLTATWVQKFWQFELLGAGYLLWLVFQHFSSQEDEDNHHHGPRFKSLWQAIPVLAFTDLAFSLDSVTTAIAVSQETWLVITGTTIGIVTLRFMAGLFIRWLDEYENLEDAGYVTVAFVGLRLLLKVINDGLVPPQWLMVTAIGAILAWGFSKRTVVELVPEEREKTEVLK
- a CDS encoding DUF2811 domain-containing protein encodes the protein MNTTVPIFTEIPETLQESMNNYLESHPDWDQTRVLTAALSLFLLQNGESDRRAARVYLETLFHQ